The genomic window TTCTGCCACATAAATGTTTGGATACCAGAATCACTTAAATTGgacataagataagataaataatcctttattagtcccacaacgGGGATTTTAGTAGTAAAACCAAAAAAGTAGTAGTGAAACAAAATAACGGGCAGCTCGTGGTCAAggggaagggaattgggcttgtagaTGGAGGgctgccggttcaaatccctgccAGGTTAAGTGTTGGGattcccctgagcaaggtacccataCCTCATTGTTACTTGGACAATCGAAACTGGCCTGTGTTCTCCTCAGGCCACAGTCAGTGATCCACATACTTCAAATAATGAGGCTGTGACGTTCCCAGAgggagaagacaaaaaaacctcGGGAGGAACCAGTGACAATACTGACAATAAAGGACAGGAAATACCCAGCATccacaattattattaataataaagaataggaatgtagattttattttgcacatatTTTTTTAGCTAATTATTTTTAAGTGTAAAGCAGATATTTACATGCATTGCAACAATATTATGAATCGCAATTTTACTGGTCAATATAAGAGAGCTTTGACATCGTCCCATGCCTAAAATTGACCTCTCCTCGCGCTGGTCCTCATTATTCATGTCTATCACGGAGACAGTGCATCACTGCTCCACCGCTGGCCAACACATTCTTGCACCTGAGTGTTTATTATGGTTCGATAAATCAGACACATGATGTGTGAGCAGATTTCTATATTCAGAGTGCTGAAATGAACCACGATGCGACCGAACCAGGGAGCGCTCGCTCCTCCATCCCAGGTTGAGTTGCATCTTGAGAGAAACTTACATTGTGGCGGTGGCGGTTCTGTCCCGCTGCTCTGTTCTGTGGAGCCCGGATTCCTCACGGTGCGTGTCCTCGCCGGTCTGCAGTCAGACTCGGCTTTTCCGCAATGAGCCGCGGCTCCGCTCCGTCGTTAATCCTCCTCATGAGCGGCTGCTCCCTCAGGAGtccgcctgctgctgctgctgctgccgtgcgGGACTCTCGCAGTCgcgagcatttttttttcaccccttgTCGTTATTCATTCATGAAAGCGAAGCCCGACACCGTCCCGAAGCAACACTGACCGCAGAGGCGCACCGGACAGCTCAGCCCAGGCGGCGGAGCAGCTCcgtgtgtcagcagcagcagcagcagcagcgcccgTCAGCAGACAATgcgctaacacacacacacacacacacacacacgcacgcagacacacacaagttgtCAGTCTGTGAGGACAAACAATCAGCCTGCTGGACAGACAGGAGAGCCTTGTGCCGCGGTGTCCACACCATGTGAATGACGTCGGCCGATTAAACAAAGTCTCACTGGcaactggacacacacacacacacacacacacacacacacacagcaactgaCTGAAGACCTGATGTAtcatgcacgtacacacacacacacacacacacacacacacacacgcattcacctggacagcctaaacaaatgAATCACTAACCTTAACAATAATATTTGATAACTAGCcctaacttaacttaacttaacctaACGACTGTTCTAATCTTAGCTCTAagcttaaccagttcttcagaaataagattctgcctcattaggaccaggtttttgtctccgCGAGGACTACTGGTTTCCAAGAGGTAACACGTGTACATACTGTCACACATGGGCTAGAGTATGATGGGATAGCAAAGGATAGAGTATGAGCTACAAAACCTATATACACTTCTttgaatgtcctcacaactgtacgtgtgtgtgtgcgtgtgtgtgtgccactcaCCTCCACTTTAAGACCCTGAATCATGCGCAGAATCTCAGATGATGAGATGCACCCAGTGCAAACAATGGCAAGCATAATGAGAAACAGTTAGGAAACTATTCAGTGACACcgcaataaaagaaaatgctcTAATGACGCtggatgtgttttcttcagGGACTCGGTTGCTGATAAAAGGCAATAATGAGATCTGAAAGTCCCTCTTGGACAAAGTCCAGGGCGTTTGGAGAGGAAGAACAGCCTGAGCCTTAAAGGTTTAATCAAAGCCTCTTGTGTCGCTCACAACCACAATGAATAATGCAAGACATAAAAGCAACAGAGAGTATTTAGGCCTTTGGGTTTGAATGCCctcactgtaaatgtgtgttgctTATATGTGGATCTGGTCTTGTGAAGCAGCTTCTCCAGACAGTCTGCCGTCCTGCAAACGACCACCTGCTCATGATGGTTTCAGCCTTGTATCAAGATTTGTATAGTGACCACAGAAGCACATTTGAATATTCAATATGTAACTCATCATCTCTTGTTGCTCATAACCATGTGTGTTTAAAGTATCGCATGAGTCGCGGAGTTTTCTGTTGGCCAACACCGTTCCTGCACAAAGGAGCAAAACTTATACCTGTAGTTCCCCGGTTATTGCAtgttaagaaaaagaaagatcaTTGCACTGGGACAAGTCATGCTGCTACTTTGGGGCAGCATCACTGTGGTATGTTCCGGGCCATAGGATGGTTGTCTTTCCACTGGATAGTCGTGAGTTTGATCCCAGACTCTGTTAGTCTACATGCCAGTGTGTCTCTGgccaagacacttaacccaGAATTGCTCCTCAGGGCTGCACCAGCGGTGCAAACCTGAGGTCATTAAGAATAGAGaggtgctgtataaatacaaaccatttaccactGTCTAATTTGACTACAGGGAATAAGAAGACATAAGTCAGTGTTTATTGTTAGTTTATTGAACTATATGATCGTTTTGATAACGTTTGCAaatgcaaaacattttttgCAAGACATAAAATCCATTGTAAGGCCTCATGACATCTGACATCCGCTCTAtacaggaaacaaaaaagagatgAAATCTGCTTCCCCTTCTTTCACTCTGAGGATGCTGCTTTatctgctttctctgctttctctgctttctctgctttctctgctttctcagTTTTGGCCCTTTCCAATTTCCCCTTCTCTCCCTGGTAGAAGTCTGACTCGATCCATTTGGTTTCCAGAGAGAGCGTGACGTAGACGTCCCCGTTGGTCTCAGTGACTCCGTGAGTCCGCTGCTTCACACCTTTGGAATACCATCTGGGCACCGGTGGCTTTTCACTGGGGTCAGCGGCCTTGTATAAACACTCCCCTTTGGCCAGAGAGATCTTGTACTTGTGCTTTGGACAAACTATGCACAGCTTGCCGTCaaattcctgtgtgtgtgtgtgtgtgtgggaagacAAATTGAAGAGAGATCATTTGAGGACATTCAGCCACGTtgtcattacattattatatttgcACTATGTTAATATGATGAAGCTCTGATATCTTAATGAACGATTAGCACATCACACCTGCATAACACTAACAATTAGCGAAACTCAAATATCTAATCATAGAATCATAGAAACAGCATGTTAATGCAGGTTAACTACAGTTAACTTACCTTATTCAGTGTACACAAGCAATATACAATATACTTATATAGTCATATAGTTaaggggtgtgtgtgcatgtgtgtgtgtgtctgtgtggaccaGTTTTAGAtaagcaaacctatctttgtgaggacattttgaccttgtgaggtccttttggctggtccacacagcTTTAAcgggctttttgaggattaagacctggtttgaGTGTTAGGGTTGGAAGTGGGTTAGTGGTAGGCTAacggttagggttaggtatttaggtgtgatggttaaggttagggtaaggggcgcgtgtgtgtgtgtgtatggagagTGTGCCATAAAGAATAAAGAGACAGGGATCGCTGTCTATTCGGTCAAAAGATGTTGGTTTTAAAGGCAActcatcatttaaaataatctttatttcCCCTTTATTAATCATCATCTCCTCAAACGTGTGTCGTTTTGGATAATCCCCAGTccagagctttaaagggatagtgtTTGGAAGTGTGCTTGTATGTTGTATAGTCAGGGGTGAC from Solea senegalensis isolate Sse05_10M linkage group LG4, IFAPA_SoseM_1, whole genome shotgun sequence includes these protein-coding regions:
- the rfesd gene encoding Rieske domain-containing protein is translated as MEGKEQSTGRLHFVGKKDELIAAKRSFRTLEGRDILIVYHQGILYALDSYCYHAGGELQTGDIEEFDGKLCIVCPKHKYKISLAKGECLYKAADPSEKPPVPRWYSKGVKQRTHGVTETNGDVYVTLSLETKWIESDFYQGEKGKLERAKTEKAEKAEKAEKAEKADKAASSE